One Actinomadura viridis genomic region harbors:
- the lnt gene encoding apolipoprotein N-acyltransferase gives MAQEILPERPPAAVPGGVPAGRAGGSRRAGLRRGGRAGWPRTLLALAAGAAMWLAFPPADLTPLIFVGVAMLTVALHGLPARTGAWLGFLSGVTFFVPVLQGLVKIGPDAWMLLAVVQALYFIPLGAGTALVTRLPAWPVWTAALWVAEELMRGRVPFGGFPWARLAFSQTATPLTTYASVGGAPLVTFVTALIGGLLAYGAVVLLRARRRTAALPAGPRDSQDAQDPQAPRGGADPAGQGESRTTDGDTAGGVPAASGRTGDRPAIAPVPLLRASARPLALVLAAVAALIGGGLLIPEPTAGRPVTVAVIQGNVPRLGMDFNSQRKAVLDNHLRRTRELAAQVRAGQVPRPELVVWPENASDLDPYAEPEAYNAIDAAVKEIGVPVLVGALTDTPDGRKVENRGIVWDPASGPGDYYVKRHPVPFGEYLPFRDILTRLITRFERIPRDFAHGTRSPVMRLGPATIGDVICFEVAYDGEVRDAARGELLVVQTNNATYGRTSLPPQQIAMSRLRAVEHGRTILVAATSGISAIVAPDGRMIDRSGEFVPDIQVASVPARTARTLADRAGAVPEWALAALAVGAAGWAAWFTGRRNEGN, from the coding sequence GTGGCCCAGGAGATCCTGCCGGAACGGCCGCCGGCGGCCGTACCGGGCGGCGTACCGGCCGGGAGGGCGGGCGGCAGCCGCCGCGCCGGCCTGCGCCGGGGCGGGCGCGCCGGATGGCCGCGCACCCTGCTCGCCCTCGCCGCGGGCGCGGCCATGTGGCTGGCCTTCCCGCCCGCCGACCTGACCCCGCTGATCTTCGTCGGGGTGGCCATGCTGACCGTGGCGCTGCACGGGCTGCCCGCCCGTACCGGCGCCTGGCTGGGCTTCCTGAGCGGCGTGACCTTCTTCGTCCCGGTCCTGCAGGGACTGGTCAAGATCGGCCCCGACGCCTGGATGCTGCTGGCCGTGGTCCAGGCGCTCTACTTCATCCCGCTGGGCGCGGGCACGGCCCTGGTGACGCGCCTGCCCGCCTGGCCGGTCTGGACGGCGGCGCTGTGGGTCGCCGAGGAACTGATGCGAGGCCGCGTCCCGTTCGGCGGCTTCCCCTGGGCCCGGCTGGCCTTCAGCCAGACCGCCACGCCCCTCACGACCTACGCGTCGGTCGGCGGCGCGCCGCTGGTCACCTTCGTGACCGCGCTGATCGGCGGCCTGCTGGCCTACGGCGCGGTCGTCCTGCTCCGGGCGCGGCGGCGCACGGCGGCCCTCCCGGCAGGCCCCCGGGACTCGCAGGACGCCCAGGACCCGCAGGCCCCAAGGGGCGGCGCTGACCCCGCCGGACAGGGCGAGAGCCGGACCACCGACGGCGATACGGCCGGCGGCGTCCCCGCGGCGAGCGGACGGACGGGAGACCGCCCCGCGATCGCGCCGGTCCCGCTCCTGCGCGCCTCGGCCAGGCCCCTGGCGCTCGTGCTGGCGGCCGTGGCCGCCCTCATCGGCGGCGGGCTGCTGATCCCCGAGCCGACCGCCGGGCGCCCGGTCACCGTCGCCGTCATCCAGGGCAACGTGCCCCGCCTCGGCATGGACTTCAACAGCCAGCGCAAGGCCGTGCTCGACAACCACCTGCGCCGCACCCGCGAACTGGCCGCCCAGGTCCGGGCCGGGCAGGTGCCCCGGCCCGAACTCGTCGTGTGGCCCGAGAACGCCAGCGACCTCGACCCGTACGCCGAGCCGGAGGCCTACAACGCGATCGACGCCGCGGTCAAGGAGATCGGCGTCCCGGTGCTGGTCGGCGCGCTGACCGACACCCCCGACGGCCGGAAGGTGGAGAACCGCGGGATCGTGTGGGACCCGGCGAGCGGGCCGGGCGACTACTACGTCAAGCGGCACCCCGTCCCGTTCGGCGAGTACCTGCCGTTCCGCGACATCCTCACCCGCCTGATCACCCGGTTCGAGCGCATCCCGCGCGACTTCGCCCACGGCACCCGGTCCCCGGTCATGCGGCTGGGCCCGGCGACCATCGGCGACGTGATCTGCTTCGAGGTCGCCTACGACGGCGAGGTGCGCGACGCCGCCCGCGGCGAGCTGCTGGTCGTGCAGACCAACAACGCCACCTACGGCAGGACCAGCCTGCCGCCGCAGCAGATCGCGATGTCCCGGCTGCGCGCGGTGGAGCATGGCCGTACGATCCTGGTGGCGGCGACCAGCGGCATCAGCGCGATCGTGGCGCCCGACGGCCGCATGATCGACCGGTCCGGGGAGTTCGTGCCCGACATCCAGGTGGCCTCGGTCCCGGCGCGCACCGCGCGGACGCTCGCCGACCGGGCCGGCGCCGTTCCGGAATGGGCGCTGGCGGCGCTGGCCGTGGGGGCGGCCGGCTGGGCCGCGTGGTTCACCGGCAGGAGGAACGAGGGGAATTGA
- a CDS encoding hotdog domain-containing protein, with the protein MSDPREGLTVTHRRYVPYSHAHYAGNLVDGAYLLAMFGDVATEASIRADGDEGLFASYSDVQFRAPVRAGDVVEATATVTRVGRRSRVMAFEARVVCRGRPDKGESAAEVLDEPIVAATATGTVVVPGPVTG; encoded by the coding sequence ATGAGCGACCCGCGCGAGGGCCTCACCGTCACCCACCGGCGCTACGTCCCCTACTCGCACGCCCACTACGCGGGGAACCTCGTGGACGGCGCGTACCTGCTGGCCATGTTCGGGGACGTCGCCACCGAGGCGAGCATCCGCGCCGACGGGGACGAGGGCCTGTTCGCCTCCTACTCCGACGTCCAGTTCCGCGCCCCGGTCCGGGCCGGGGACGTGGTGGAGGCCACCGCGACGGTCACCCGCGTGGGCCGCCGCAGCCGGGTGATGGCGTTCGAGGCGCGGGTGGTGTGCCGGGGACGTCCCGACAAGGGGGAGTCGGCGGCCGAGGTGCTGGACGAGCCGATCGTGGCGGCCACCGCCACCGGGACCGTGGTGGTCCCCGGACCCGTCACGGGATGA
- a CDS encoding OAM dimerization domain-containing protein: MTRATPAGGTRAQAPAEPADTRQVIRPYGDTTGDGMVQVSFTLPVPAGKRADAAALQLAGKMGLDPASVVHSKPMGPDFTFFIVYGRVGHLIDYAGIPVPEGREYPLLSSKEVNLAIRRGLNRRLVVVGACIGTDAHTVGIDAILNVKGFAGEKGLEYYREIQVVNMGAQVTVEELVERAKAENADAVLVSQVVTQRNAHLHNTKQMASAFHAEYPTAVAAGMGRPLLVVGGPRFDTVTAEDLGVDRVFGKGTTPAEVASFIVHALLPADPPPGPSTGDGPSTDDTEEPT; this comes from the coding sequence ATGACCCGCGCGACCCCCGCCGGCGGCACGCGCGCCCAGGCCCCCGCCGAGCCCGCCGACACCCGCCAGGTCATCCGCCCCTACGGCGACACCACCGGCGACGGCATGGTCCAGGTGTCGTTCACCCTGCCCGTCCCCGCGGGAAAGCGCGCCGACGCCGCCGCCCTCCAGCTCGCCGGGAAGATGGGCCTGGACCCGGCCAGCGTGGTGCACTCCAAGCCGATGGGGCCCGACTTCACCTTCTTCATCGTGTACGGCCGGGTCGGCCACCTCATCGACTACGCGGGGATCCCCGTGCCCGAGGGGCGGGAGTACCCCCTGCTGTCCTCCAAGGAGGTCAACCTGGCGATCCGCCGGGGCCTGAACCGGAGGCTGGTCGTGGTCGGCGCCTGCATCGGCACCGACGCCCACACCGTGGGCATCGACGCGATCCTCAACGTCAAGGGCTTCGCGGGCGAGAAGGGCCTGGAGTACTACCGCGAGATCCAGGTGGTCAACATGGGCGCCCAGGTCACCGTGGAGGAACTCGTCGAACGGGCCAAGGCCGAGAACGCCGACGCCGTCCTGGTCTCCCAGGTCGTCACCCAGAGGAACGCCCACCTGCACAACACCAAGCAGATGGCGTCCGCCTTCCACGCCGAGTACCCCACCGCCGTCGCCGCCGGCATGGGACGGCCGCTGCTGGTGGTGGGCGGGCCCCGCTTCGACACCGTCACCGCCGAGGACCTCGGCGTGGACCGCGTCTTCGGCAAGGGCACCACTCCCGCCGAGGTCGCCAGCTTCATCGTGCACGCCCTGCTGCCCGCCGATCCGCCCCCCGGCCCGTCCACCGGCGACGGCCCGTCCACCGACGACACGGAGGAACCCACATGA
- a CDS encoding lysine 5,6-aminomutase subunit alpha, which translates to MAPQGKLDLDPVMVRKARALAARAAEPVIEMARTHTTVSVERALLRIAGLAGADADGRPWVNHLADAVRDQVGLEHGVALPVWDALLRGPYRSPGDLARAAARGEAAFRLPRDADAREAREAARRAARSGIARIDRRRAERDRMLAEVGDPPQPWIYLIVATGDIYEDIPQAQAAAREGADVVAVIRSTGQSLLDFVPEGATREGYAGTYATQENFRLMRAALDDVSRELGRYVRLTNYASGLCMPEIAALAGLERLDMMLNDCMYGIIFRDINPRRTFIDQRFSRQVHARAGIVINTGEDNYLTTADAVDAAHTVIVSQLLNERFGHEAGLADAQLGLGHAFEIDPSLPDSFRLELAHAQLVRELFPGAPLKYMPPTKHMTGNIFAGYLLDAFFNLAGVMTGQSIILIGMMTEGIHTPWLSDRDLALENVRYVRDACGGLAEDFVPRPGGFVAERARRVLGESVELLERVERDGLLTAIAEGTFGVTRRPPDAGKGLEGVVPRADGYFNPAIEILDDEDPHAVHAEEEVPA; encoded by the coding sequence ATGGCGCCGCAGGGGAAACTCGATCTCGATCCGGTGATGGTGCGCAAGGCCCGGGCCCTGGCCGCCCGCGCCGCCGAACCGGTGATCGAGATGGCCCGGACCCACACCACCGTCTCGGTGGAACGGGCGCTGCTGAGGATCGCCGGCCTCGCCGGCGCCGACGCCGACGGCAGGCCGTGGGTCAACCACCTGGCCGACGCGGTCCGCGACCAGGTCGGGCTCGAGCACGGCGTGGCCCTGCCGGTGTGGGACGCGCTGCTGCGCGGCCCGTACCGGTCGCCCGGCGACCTCGCGCGGGCGGCGGCCCGGGGCGAGGCCGCCTTCCGGCTGCCCCGGGACGCGGACGCGCGCGAGGCCCGCGAGGCGGCCCGCCGCGCGGCCCGCTCGGGCATCGCCCGGATCGACCGGCGGCGCGCGGAACGGGACCGGATGCTCGCCGAGGTCGGCGACCCGCCCCAGCCGTGGATCTACCTGATCGTGGCGACCGGCGACATCTACGAGGACATCCCGCAGGCCCAGGCCGCCGCCCGGGAGGGCGCCGACGTGGTCGCGGTGATCCGCTCCACCGGGCAGTCGCTGCTGGACTTCGTCCCCGAGGGCGCCACCCGCGAGGGCTACGCGGGCACCTACGCCACGCAGGAGAACTTCCGGCTCATGCGCGCCGCCCTCGACGACGTGTCCCGGGAACTGGGCCGGTACGTACGGCTGACCAACTACGCCTCCGGGCTGTGCATGCCCGAGATCGCGGCGCTGGCCGGGCTCGAACGCCTGGACATGATGCTCAACGACTGCATGTACGGGATCATCTTCCGCGACATCAACCCCCGCCGCACGTTCATCGACCAGCGCTTCTCCCGGCAGGTGCACGCCCGCGCCGGCATCGTCATCAACACCGGCGAGGACAACTACCTCACCACCGCCGACGCGGTCGACGCCGCGCACACGGTGATCGTCAGCCAGCTGCTCAACGAGCGGTTCGGGCACGAGGCCGGGCTGGCGGACGCCCAGCTCGGGCTCGGCCACGCCTTCGAGATCGACCCGTCGCTGCCCGACTCCTTCCGGCTGGAGCTGGCGCACGCCCAGCTGGTGCGCGAGCTGTTCCCCGGCGCGCCGCTGAAGTACATGCCGCCCACCAAGCACATGACCGGCAACATCTTCGCCGGCTACCTGCTGGACGCCTTCTTCAACCTGGCCGGGGTGATGACCGGCCAGTCGATCATCCTGATCGGGATGATGACCGAGGGCATCCACACCCCGTGGCTGTCGGACCGCGACCTGGCCCTGGAGAACGTCCGCTACGTCCGCGACGCCTGCGGCGGGCTCGCCGAGGACTTCGTCCCCCGCCCGGGCGGCTTCGTCGCCGAGCGGGCCCGTCGGGTGCTGGGCGAGTCGGTGGAGCTGCTGGAGCGCGTCGAGCGCGACGGGCTGCTCACCGCGATCGCCGAGGGCACCTTCGGGGTCACCCGGCGCCCGCCCGACGCCGGGAAGGGCCTGGAGGGCGTCGTGCCCCGCGCCGACGGGTACTTCAACCCCGCCATCGAGATCCTGGACGACGAGGACCCCCACGCCGTCCACGCCGAAGAGGAGGTGCCCGCATGA
- a CDS encoding ATP-grasp domain-containing protein: protein MNERTLVFGHRPGGSSRALITAAGDRGLAVVELTGAVVPPELRGSGAHLYSGLRHADRLAAELGVLLLEAPAGWLPALPAELVGRDIAMTTLGEAYDIRTPVFVKAPNTKDVPARVYADGSRLPGPDALDRGTPVLVSDPVRFAAEFRLYVLDGEVRTGSQYALWSREALEPLEGHGRRGEVLGFAREMLAVAGGTLPGAVVVDVGVIAEPDGGERWAVVEANGAWGSGCYAADPGRALEVVLRSSGPGTLMGERDRSFARVKPLAY from the coding sequence ATGAACGAGCGAACCCTGGTCTTCGGCCATCGTCCCGGCGGCTCCAGCCGCGCCCTGATCACGGCCGCCGGCGACCGCGGGCTGGCGGTCGTCGAGCTCACCGGTGCCGTGGTGCCGCCGGAGCTGCGCGGATCGGGCGCGCACCTGTACTCCGGGCTGCGGCACGCCGACCGGCTGGCGGCCGAACTGGGCGTCCTCCTGCTGGAGGCGCCGGCCGGCTGGCTGCCCGCCCTCCCCGCCGAACTGGTGGGCCGTGACATCGCCATGACGACGCTCGGCGAGGCCTACGACATCCGCACGCCGGTGTTCGTGAAGGCGCCCAACACCAAGGACGTGCCGGCACGGGTGTACGCCGACGGCAGCAGGCTCCCGGGCCCCGACGCCCTCGACCGGGGCACGCCGGTGCTGGTGTCCGACCCGGTGCGGTTCGCCGCTGAGTTCCGCCTGTACGTCCTGGACGGCGAGGTGCGCACCGGCAGCCAGTACGCCCTGTGGTCGCGGGAGGCGCTCGAGCCGCTGGAGGGGCATGGGCGGCGCGGGGAGGTCCTCGGCTTCGCGCGCGAGATGCTCGCCGTGGCCGGCGGCACCCTGCCCGGCGCGGTCGTGGTCGACGTCGGCGTGATCGCCGAGCCGGACGGCGGCGAGCGGTGGGCGGTGGTGGAGGCCAACGGCGCGTGGGGGAGCGGCTGCTACGCGGCCGATCCGGGACGCGCGCTGGAGGTGGTGCTGCGCTCCTCCGGCCCGGGAACGCTGATGGGGGAACGTGACCGTTCGTTCGCCAGAGTGAAGCCTCTTGCGTATTGA
- a CDS encoding DUF4239 domain-containing protein: protein MVVYLLTAACAIGVVLLASRLAAGRLGRRGTDDGEPGGATAGHAGSMISALFLLAFAVAIVVPWTTADAARLNTYTEAQAITEAYWAAERLPAGPKEHARAALVDYARFVRDEEWPRMAEGRLSPGGWTRLDAVRREIIALPAPEDEIKDARAAFLEQVTAISAARHQRAMDAGTRPPPALLVITAVTGLLVVLFPFLAGARPRGLAALPLALMAGLLAVGVYLAVDISHTFTGGLGVGPDAFGAALEEIKRVSGGS from the coding sequence ATGGTGGTCTATCTCCTGACGGCGGCCTGCGCGATCGGCGTGGTGCTGCTCGCGAGCCGGCTGGCCGCGGGCCGGCTGGGCCGGCGCGGCACCGACGACGGCGAGCCGGGCGGCGCCACCGCCGGCCACGCCGGTTCCATGATCTCGGCGCTGTTCCTGCTGGCGTTCGCGGTCGCGATCGTGGTGCCGTGGACCACCGCCGACGCCGCCCGGCTCAACACCTACACCGAGGCCCAGGCGATCACCGAGGCGTACTGGGCGGCGGAACGGCTCCCGGCCGGGCCGAAGGAGCACGCCCGTGCCGCCCTGGTGGACTACGCGCGCTTCGTCCGCGATGAGGAGTGGCCGCGGATGGCCGAGGGGCGCCTCAGCCCCGGCGGCTGGACCCGGCTGGACGCGGTCCGCCGCGAGATCATCGCCCTGCCCGCGCCGGAGGACGAGATCAAGGACGCCCGGGCGGCGTTCCTGGAGCAGGTGACCGCCATCTCCGCGGCGCGCCACCAGCGCGCGATGGACGCCGGGACCAGGCCCCCGCCGGCGCTGCTGGTGATCACGGCGGTGACCGGGCTGCTGGTCGTGCTCTTCCCGTTCCTGGCCGGGGCCAGGCCGCGCGGCCTGGCGGCGCTGCCGCTGGCGCTCATGGCCGGGCTGCTGGCCGTCGGCGTCTACCTGGCGGTCGACATCTCGCACACCTTCACCGGCGGGCTGGGTGTGGGGCCCGACGCGTTCGGCGCCGCCCTGGAGGAGATCAAGCGCGTCTCGGGAGGTTCCTGA
- a CDS encoding DUF2252 domain-containing protein, giving the protein MASITRTLREMDPEERQGRIVDVLVDAFSGLMERSPAEFRRRFRKMASDPFAFYRGSAPLFYADIVQDEDPWADERTARVWIQGDLHAQNFGTYMNDDGVFVFDVNDFDEAYLGHFTWDVKRLVASLALLAWSKAVSDADIRRLVETYVRAYVDQVRRFAADEGDHAFALTLDTADGHVRDVLLSALSSTRIGLLDGKTLVDRHERRFRDGNGVRRLGEDERAKVERAYMEYLETIPKEKRFGGLTYQVKDIVGASGFGIGSAGLSAYNILVEGHSQALENDVILSMKQGNVAAPSRVVEDERIREYFRHHGHRTAVSRRALQANTDPWLGYTEIDGVGFVVQELSPYEEDLDWSGLTEPEEMLSVLDDLGRATAKIHCVSDTDSDHTLVDFQVEDAISAAIGPDETGFVEAMVGFAAEYAAIVRDDHRLFVDAFRSRQGRLAPLWES; this is encoded by the coding sequence ATGGCGAGCATCACCCGGACCCTGCGCGAGATGGATCCCGAGGAGCGCCAGGGTCGGATCGTGGACGTCCTCGTCGACGCCTTCTCCGGCCTCATGGAACGCAGCCCGGCCGAGTTCCGGCGGCGCTTCCGCAAGATGGCCTCGGACCCGTTCGCCTTCTACCGGGGCAGCGCCCCCCTCTTCTACGCCGACATCGTCCAGGACGAGGACCCCTGGGCCGACGAGCGCACGGCCCGAGTCTGGATCCAGGGCGACCTGCACGCCCAGAACTTCGGCACGTACATGAACGACGACGGCGTCTTCGTCTTCGACGTCAACGACTTCGACGAGGCCTACCTGGGCCACTTCACCTGGGACGTCAAGCGCCTGGTGGCCAGCCTGGCGCTGCTGGCCTGGAGCAAGGCCGTCTCCGACGCCGACATCCGCCGCCTCGTCGAGACCTACGTGCGCGCCTACGTCGACCAGGTCCGCCGGTTCGCCGCGGACGAGGGCGACCACGCCTTCGCGCTCACCCTCGACACCGCCGACGGCCACGTCCGCGACGTGCTGCTCTCCGCGCTGTCCTCCACCCGGATCGGGCTCCTGGACGGCAAGACGCTGGTCGACCGCCACGAGCGGCGCTTCCGCGACGGCAACGGCGTGCGCCGCCTCGGCGAGGACGAGCGCGCCAAGGTCGAGCGCGCCTACATGGAGTACCTGGAGACGATCCCGAAGGAGAAGCGCTTCGGCGGCCTCACCTACCAGGTCAAGGACATCGTCGGCGCCTCGGGGTTCGGCATCGGCTCGGCCGGCCTCTCCGCGTACAACATCCTGGTCGAGGGGCACAGCCAGGCCCTGGAGAACGACGTCATCCTGTCGATGAAGCAGGGCAACGTCGCCGCCCCCAGCCGCGTCGTCGAGGACGAGCGCATCCGCGAGTACTTCCGCCACCACGGCCACCGCACCGCCGTCTCCCGCCGCGCCCTGCAGGCCAACACCGACCCGTGGCTGGGGTACACCGAGATCGACGGCGTGGGCTTCGTCGTGCAGGAGCTCTCCCCCTACGAGGAGGACCTGGACTGGTCGGGCCTGACCGAGCCCGAGGAGATGCTGTCGGTCCTGGACGACCTCGGCCGGGCCACCGCCAAGATCCACTGCGTGTCCGACACCGACTCCGACCACACCCTGGTGGACTTCCAGGTCGAGGACGCCATCAGCGCGGCCATCGGCCCGGACGAGACCGGGTTCGTCGAGGCCATGGTCGGGTTCGCCGCCGAGTACGCCGCCATCGTCCGCGACGACCACCGGCTCTTCGTCGACGCGTTCCGCTCCCGCCAGGGCCGCCTCGCCCCCCTCTGGGAGTCGTGA
- a CDS encoding zinc-binding dehydrogenase, whose translation MDVTAVGLHRVLEPAGVLPQAARRLDPDPRIRPDEVRVRVERLNLDAASYRQLHTAHGGDPGAIRDEVLAIISERGKMHNPVTGSGGMLVGVVDETGPRSPLGLKPGDRIATLVSLTLTPLAVDDGLARWDGRSEQIPTSGHAILFARSIAAVLPADLPVPLALSVMDVCGAPALTSRVVAGLDAPVVAVLGAAGKSGSLSLAAARRAGAARTIGLVPTEEEERRLAATGLADRVVRADARDPVAVATALGEPADVTVVCVDVPGCEHGAILATAPGGTVVFFSMATSFPAAALGAEGLAADVTMLVGNGYVPGHAELALDLIRGEPGVRALFTAREGRSSAE comes from the coding sequence ATGGACGTGACGGCGGTGGGCCTGCACCGCGTGCTGGAGCCCGCGGGCGTGCTGCCCCAGGCGGCGCGGCGGCTCGACCCCGACCCCCGGATCCGCCCCGACGAGGTCCGCGTCCGGGTCGAGCGCCTCAACCTGGACGCCGCCTCCTACCGCCAGCTTCACACCGCCCACGGAGGGGACCCCGGAGCGATCCGCGACGAGGTGCTGGCGATCATCAGCGAGCGGGGCAAGATGCACAACCCCGTCACCGGTTCGGGCGGCATGCTGGTCGGCGTCGTCGACGAGACCGGCCCGCGCTCGCCCCTCGGCCTCAAGCCCGGCGACCGGATCGCCACCCTGGTCTCCCTCACCCTCACCCCGCTGGCGGTCGACGACGGACTGGCCCGCTGGGACGGGCGCTCGGAGCAGATCCCCACCTCCGGCCACGCGATCCTGTTCGCCCGCTCCATCGCCGCCGTGCTGCCCGCCGACCTGCCCGTGCCACTGGCGCTGTCGGTCATGGACGTGTGCGGCGCCCCCGCCCTGACCTCCCGCGTCGTGGCGGGCCTGGACGCGCCCGTGGTCGCCGTCCTGGGCGCGGCGGGCAAGAGCGGCTCGCTGTCGCTGGCCGCGGCCCGCCGGGCCGGCGCCGCCCGCACCATCGGCCTGGTCCCCACCGAGGAGGAGGAACGGCGGCTGGCCGCGACCGGCCTGGCCGACCGGGTGGTGCGGGCCGACGCCCGCGACCCCGTCGCCGTCGCCACCGCCCTCGGCGAGCCCGCCGACGTGACCGTGGTCTGCGTGGACGTGCCCGGCTGCGAGCACGGCGCGATCCTGGCCACCGCGCCCGGCGGCACGGTGGTCTTCTTCTCCATGGCCACGTCCTTTCCCGCCGCCGCCCTCGGCGCCGAGGGCCTGGCGGCCGACGTCACGATGCTCGTCGGCAACGGCTACGTCCCCGGGCACGCCGAGCTGGCCCTGGACCTGATCCGCGGCGAGCCGGGCGTTCGTGCGCTGTTCACCGCGCGGGAGGGGCGTTCTTCGGCAGAATGA
- a CDS encoding KamA family radical SAM protein yields MTAALRPEPDATTGTPSTGDTRGTTPGRTGREGAPAVPEAARQPYEYRRRPLEEPDWRRLPGWRDVTAAEWESAQWQRAHCVKNIRQLRQVTGDLLAESFYADLERDQAERATMSMLVTPQMLNTMDTASTEAFLADPVRRYMIPVLSDRRTDWPSHPYATRDSLHEAEMWAVEGLTHRYPTKVLAELLPTCPQYCGHCTRMDLVGNSTPAVDKHKFTIKAPDRHGAMLDYLRRSPGVRDVVVSGGDVANLPWPRLESFVDALLDIDNIRDIRLATKALMGLPQHWLQDEVRAGMERLAAKAGERGAQIAIHTHVNSARSLTPLVARAARAMLDTGIRDVRNQGVLLRGVNATPEELLDLSFALLDEAGILPYYLYMCDMIPYSEHWRVAVWEAQELQHAIMGYLPGFATPRIVCDVPYVGKRWVHQLAGYDRERGISYWTKNYRTGLEAADPDALTRRYEYYDPIHTLPESGRGWWRRTSTAA; encoded by the coding sequence ATGACCGCCGCCCTGCGTCCGGAGCCGGACGCGACCACTGGCACCCCGTCCACCGGGGACACCCGAGGAACGACACCCGGCCGGACGGGACGGGAGGGGGCGCCGGCCGTCCCCGAGGCCGCCCGGCAGCCCTACGAGTACCGGCGCCGGCCGCTGGAGGAGCCCGACTGGCGGCGCCTGCCGGGCTGGCGTGACGTGACGGCGGCGGAATGGGAGTCGGCGCAGTGGCAGCGGGCGCACTGCGTCAAGAACATCAGGCAGCTGCGGCAGGTGACGGGCGACCTGCTGGCGGAGTCGTTCTACGCCGACCTGGAACGTGACCAGGCCGAGCGGGCGACCATGTCCATGCTGGTCACCCCGCAGATGCTGAACACCATGGACACCGCCTCCACCGAGGCGTTCCTCGCCGACCCGGTGCGCCGCTACATGATCCCGGTCCTCAGCGACCGCCGCACCGACTGGCCCTCCCACCCCTACGCCACCCGCGACTCCCTGCACGAGGCGGAGATGTGGGCGGTCGAGGGGCTCACCCACCGCTACCCCACCAAGGTGCTGGCCGAGCTGCTGCCGACCTGCCCGCAGTACTGCGGGCACTGCACGCGCATGGACCTGGTGGGCAACTCCACGCCCGCCGTGGACAAGCACAAGTTCACCATCAAGGCCCCCGACCGCCACGGCGCGATGCTGGACTACCTGCGCCGCTCCCCCGGCGTCCGGGACGTGGTCGTCTCCGGCGGGGACGTGGCCAACCTGCCCTGGCCGCGCCTCGAGTCCTTCGTCGACGCGCTGCTGGACATCGACAACATCCGCGACATCCGGCTGGCGACCAAGGCGCTGATGGGGCTGCCGCAGCACTGGCTGCAGGACGAGGTGCGCGCCGGGATGGAGCGCCTGGCGGCCAAGGCCGGCGAGCGCGGCGCCCAGATCGCGATCCACACCCACGTCAACTCCGCGCGGTCGCTGACGCCGCTGGTCGCCCGCGCCGCCCGGGCGATGCTCGACACCGGGATCCGCGACGTCCGGAACCAGGGCGTGCTGCTGCGCGGGGTCAACGCGACCCCCGAGGAGCTGCTGGACCTGTCGTTCGCGCTGCTCGACGAGGCCGGGATCCTGCCGTACTACCTGTACATGTGCGACATGATCCCCTACAGCGAGCACTGGCGGGTGGCGGTGTGGGAGGCACAGGAGCTCCAGCACGCGATCATGGGCTACCTGCCCGGCTTCGCGACGCCGCGGATCGTGTGCGACGTGCCCTACGTCGGCAAGCGCTGGGTGCACCAGCTCGCCGGCTACGACCGCGAGCGCGGCATCTCGTACTGGACCAAGAACTACCGGACCGGGCTGGAGGCCGCCGATCCCGACGCGCTGACCCGGCGGTACGAGTACTACGACCCGATCCACACGCTGCCGGAGTCGGGTCGCGGCTGGTGGCGGCGCACGTCCACGGCGGCCTGA